The Cyclopterus lumpus isolate fCycLum1 chromosome 6, fCycLum1.pri, whole genome shotgun sequence genome contains a region encoding:
- the LOC117732684 gene encoding opioid growth factor receptor-like isoform X1: MCVRGVKVSVGDFGGVHWRATQTDSSEEPMGVDGPSEPVSVDGPSEPVGVDGPSEPMGVDVPSEPVGVDGPSEPMGVDVPSEPVGVDGPSEPMGVDGPSEPVGVDVPSEPVGVDVPSEPVSVDGTSEPMGVDGPSEPVGVDVPSEPVSVDGTSEPMGVDGPSEPMGVDGPLDLSGPRPLSDSCRLNDRW, translated from the exons atgtgtgtgagaggggtAAAAGTCAGCGTTGGAGACTTCGGAGGCGTTCACTGGCGTGCGACGCAGACGGATTCATCCGAAG AACCTATGGGTGTGGATGGACCCTCAGAACCTGTCAGTGTGGATGGACCCTCAGAACCTGTGGGTGTGGATGGACCCTCAGAACCTATGGGTGTGGATGTACCCTCAGAACCTGTGGGTGTGGATGGACCCTCAGAACCTATGGGTGTGGATGTACCCTCAGAACCTGTGGGTGTGGATGGACCCTCAGAACCTATGGGTGTGGATGGACCCTCAGAACCTGTGGGTGTGGATGTACCCTCAGAACCTGTGGGTGTGGATGTACCCTCAGAACCTGTCAGTGTGGATGGAACCTCAGAACCTATGGGTGTGGATGGACCCTCAGAACCTGTGGGTGTGGATGTACCCTCAGAACCTGTCAGTGTGGATGGAACCTCAGAACCTATGGGTGTGGATGGACCCTCAGAACCTATGGGTGTGGATGGACCTTTAGACCTCTCCGGCCCGCG CCCGTTGAGTGACAGCTGCCGTCTGAATGATCGATGGTGA
- the LOC117732684 gene encoding uncharacterized protein LOC117732684 isoform X3 produces MDPQNLSVWMDPQNLWVWMDPQNLWVWMYPQNLWVWMDPQNLWVWMYPQNLWVWMDPQNLWVWMDPQNLWVWMYPQNLWVWMYPQNLSVWMEPQNLWVWMDPQNLWVWMYPQNLSVWMEPQNLWVWMDPQNLWVWMDL; encoded by the coding sequence ATGGACCCTCAGAACCTGTCAGTGTGGATGGACCCTCAGAACCTGTGGGTGTGGATGGACCCTCAGAACCTATGGGTGTGGATGTACCCTCAGAACCTGTGGGTGTGGATGGACCCTCAGAACCTATGGGTGTGGATGTACCCTCAGAACCTGTGGGTGTGGATGGACCCTCAGAACCTATGGGTGTGGATGGACCCTCAGAACCTGTGGGTGTGGATGTACCCTCAGAACCTGTGGGTGTGGATGTACCCTCAGAACCTGTCAGTGTGGATGGAACCTCAGAACCTATGGGTGTGGATGGACCCTCAGAACCTGTGGGTGTGGATGTACCCTCAGAACCTGTCAGTGTGGATGGAACCTCAGAACCTATGGGTGTGGATGGACCCTCAGAACCTATGGGTGTGGATGGACCTTTAG
- the LOC117732684 gene encoding uncharacterized protein LOC117732684 isoform X2 has protein sequence MDPHNLSVWMDPQNLWVWMDPQNLSVWMDPQNLWVWMDPQNLWVWMYPQNLWVWMDPQNLWVWMYPQNLWVWMDPQNLWVWMDPQNLWVWMYPQNLWVWMYPQNLSVWMEPQNLWVWMDPQNLWVWMYPQNLSVWMEPQNLWVWMDPQNLWVWMDL, from the coding sequence ATGGACCCTCATAACCTGTCAGTGTGGATGGACCCTCAGAACCTATGGGTGTGGATGGACCCTCAGAACCTGTCAGTGTGGATGGACCCTCAGAACCTGTGGGTGTGGATGGACCCTCAGAACCTATGGGTGTGGATGTACCCTCAGAACCTGTGGGTGTGGATGGACCCTCAGAACCTATGGGTGTGGATGTACCCTCAGAACCTGTGGGTGTGGATGGACCCTCAGAACCTATGGGTGTGGATGGACCCTCAGAACCTGTGGGTGTGGATGTACCCTCAGAACCTGTGGGTGTGGATGTACCCTCAGAACCTGTCAGTGTGGATGGAACCTCAGAACCTATGGGTGTGGATGGACCCTCAGAACCTGTGGGTGTGGATGTACCCTCAGAACCTGTCAGTGTGGATGGAACCTCAGAACCTATGGGTGTGGATGGACCCTCAGAACCTATGGGTGTGGATGGACCTTTAG